A single genomic interval of Candidatus Methylacidiphilales bacterium harbors:
- a CDS encoding transposase, translating into MGGKKDVLGEARLCAQDKGKALAAHSTLNRMELGALGGDWRYRKIIPDAGRIEALLMEEGVKAIPRRSREIVLDFDATDDPLHGAQLRDVKWDASDGTVEALKKIVTVIRRRFGNKVRKIVRADSGFSREAIMAWCEGNGVFYCLGLARNERLSARLGKAFGKLTRL; encoded by the coding sequence TGCACAAGACAAGGGCAAAGCGCTGGCGGCCCACTCGACGTTGAACCGGATGGAGCTTGGGGCATTAGGCGGAGACTGGCGCTACCGGAAAATCATACCCGATGCGGGCAGGATTGAGGCGTTGCTGATGGAGGAAGGGGTCAAGGCAATTCCTCGGCGCAGCCGGGAAATCGTGCTGGACTTTGATGCGACCGACGATCCTTTGCATGGGGCGCAGTTGCGTGATGTCAAGTGGGATGCCAGTGATGGGACCGTGGAGGCCTTGAAGAAAATCGTGACGGTGATCCGCAGGCGGTTTGGGAACAAAGTTCGCAAAATCGTGCGGGCCGACAGTGGTTTTTCTCGCGAAGCGATCATGGCGTGGTGCGAAGGCAACGGGGTCTTTTATTGCCTGGGGCTGGCGCGCAACGAGCGCTTGAGCGCCCGATTGGGCAAAGCCTTCGGAAAACTCACCCGCCTCTGA